Proteins encoded by one window of Molothrus ater isolate BHLD 08-10-18 breed brown headed cowbird chromosome 12, BPBGC_Mater_1.1, whole genome shotgun sequence:
- the BCAR1 gene encoding breast cancer anti-estrogen resistance protein 1 isoform X2 — protein MNYLNVLAKALYDNVAESPDELSFRKGDIMTVLERNTQGLDGWWLCSLHGRQGIVPGNRLKILVGMYDKKQPQQQAPAPAQGQAPPQPSAPQPALPFHHQGGYTPLSPASQYTSMHPAYAPQGDNVYLMPVPNKGQQGLYPGSAPTGQFPSAPAKQPSTYPKQAPPHTFPNPGQEIYQVPPSLGQAAEAYPGGSASPPQDVYQVPPSAGQAQEIYQVPPSLDMRSWEGHKPQGKVLVPTRVGQVYVYDSPKGEQVEYDFPRHLISTGSQEIYDVPPVRGGVPSQFSQEVYDTPPMAVKGPNGQDPGQEIYDVPPSVEKNLHQTVYDVPPSVSKDVPDGPAREETYDVPPAFAKQKAFDPSRHPLILAQQEPYLPEDVYDVPPAAGKGAPELPLSHEIYDVPPSLKKLGGSSFPSQEVYDVPRDLHAPGKGSVDTEGEYIYDVPPQVDREAKGADAKRLSASSTGSTRSNISTSSLDVVPVKEPAKGAGKEFSLDLDAAMETLAKLQSGVSSAVSYLMSFISTNWRSPEHMEANAANIRGAAEGVRTALRDLLEFARGAVGNAAQASDRSLYTKLSKQLQKMEEVYQALARHGQALDACHWAPSALASSKPGTDDLEHFIMHSRGVPDDTKQLASFLHGNASLLFKRTKPAGDSGGHGPPHPSDKASSIQSRPLPSPPKLLAQESPDGPYENSESGWMEDYDYVHLQGKEEFEKTQKELLEKGNIIRQSKDQLEHQQLKQFERLEQEVTRPIDNDLSNWSPPQHYSPARGGGTLCPADRQLLLFYLEQCEANLTTLTNAVDAFFTAVSTNQPPKIFVAHSKFVILSAHKLVFIGDTLSRQAKAQDVQHKVMHYSNLLCEMLKEIVMTTKAAALHYPSPSASKDMVERVKDLANSTQQFRMVLGQLAAM, from the exons ATGAACTACCTG AACGTGCTGGCCAAGGCGCTGTACGACAACGTGGCCGAGTCCCCGGACGAGCTCTCCTTCCGCAAGGGCGACATCATGACGGTGCTGGAGCGCAACACGCAGGGGCTGGATGGCTGGTGGCTCTGTTCGCTCCATGGCCGGCAGGGCATCGTTCCCGGGAACCGCCTCAAGATTCTCGTGGGGATGTACGACAAGAAGCAGCCGCAGCAGCAAGCGCCTGCCCCGGCACAGGGGCAGGCACCGCCGCAGCCATCTGCACCCCAGCCGGCTCTGCCCTTCCACCACCAAGGGGGCTACACCCCGCTGTCGCCCGCCTCGCAGTACACCTCCATGCACCCTGCTTATGCACCCCAAGGGGACAATGTCTATCTGATGCCAGTCCCCAACAAGGGACAGCAGGGTCTGTACCCGGGCTCAGCACCCACTGGACAGTTTCCTTCTGCCCCAGCTAAGCAGCCTTCCACCTACCCAAAGCAGGCACCTCCCCACACCTTCCCCAACCCCGGCCAGGAAATCTACCAGGTTCCCCCCTCCCTGGGCCAAGCAGCAGAGGCGTACCCAGGGGGCTCTGCTAGTCCCCCCCAGGATGTCTACCAGGTTCCTCCTTCAGCTGGTCAGGCTCAAGAAATCTACCAGGTGCCACCGTCATTGGAcatgaggagctgggaagggcacaAGCCCCAAGGAAAG gTGCTGGTGCCCACCCGTGTGGGCCAGGTGTATGTCTATGACTCCCCCAAGGGTGAGCAGGTTGAGTATGATTTCCCTCGCCACCTAATCTCCACGGGCTCCCAGGAGATCTACGATGTGCCACCTGTCCGAGGAGGGGTCCCGAGTCAGTTCAGCCAGGAG GTCTATGACACTCCTCCCATGGCAGTGAAGGGTCCCAATGGGCAGGACCCAGGGCAAGAGATCTACGACGTGCCCCCCAGTGTAGAGAAGAACTTGCACCAAACT GTGTACGATGTCCCCCCCTCAGTGAGCAAGGACGTGCCCGATGGCCCAGCGCGGGAGGAGACCTACGATGTGCCACCTGCCTTTGCCAAGCAGAAAGCCTTCGACCCCTCCCGCCACCCCCTGATCCTGGCCCAGCAGGAGCCCTACTTGCCAGAGGATGTCTACGATGTGCCCCCGGCAGCTGGGAAAGGTGCTCCTGAGCTGCCACTCTCCCATGAGATCTACGATGTGCCCCCCAGCCTCAAGAAGCTGGGGGGATCCAGCTTCCCCTCCCAGGAGGTGTACGATGTGCCCCGGGACCTGCACGCCCCGGGCAAGGGCTCAGTGGACACGGAGGGCGAGTACATCTACGATGTCCCACCACAAGTAGACCGCGAGGCCAAGGGTGCTGATGCCAAGCGCCTCTCGGcttccagcacaggcagcacccGCAGCAACATCTCCACATCCTCGCTGGACGTGGTGCCTGTGAAGGAGCCGGCTAAGGGAGCCGGCAAGGAGTTCTCCCTGGACTTGGATGCCGCCATGGAGACACTGGCCAAGCTCCAGAGTGGCGTCAGCAGCGCTGTCTCCTACCTCATGTCCTTTATCAGCACCAACTGGCGCAGCCCCGAGCACATGGAGGCCAATGCTGCCAACATCCGTGGGGCAGCCGAGGGCGTCCGGACGGCCCTCCGGGACCTGCTGGAGTTTGCCCGGGGGGCAGTGGGCAATGCTGCCCAGGCCTCTGACCGCTCTCTCTACACCAAGCTCagcaagcagctgcagaagatggaggaggTCTACCAGGCCCTGGCACGGCACGGCCAAGCGCTGGACGCTTGCCACTGGGCCCCCAGTGCTCTGGCCAGCAGCAAGCCAGGCACAGATGACTTGGAGCACTTCATCATGCACTCACGTGGTGTTCCTGATGACACTAAGCAGTTGGCTTCCTTCCTGCATGGCAATGCCTCCCTTCTCTTCAAACGGACAAAGCCGGCGGGGGACAGTGGTGGCCATGGGCCCCCTCACCCCTCCGACAAGGCCAGCAGCATCCAGTCACggcccctgccctcccctcccaaGTTGCTGGCCCAGGAGTCACCTGATGGGCCCTACGAGAACAGCGAGAGCGGCTGGATGGAGGATTATGACTATGTCCATCTCCAG GGCAAGGAGGAGTTTGAGAAGAcccagaaggagctgctggagaaaggcAACATCATCCGGCAGAGCAAGGACCAGCTGGAGCACCAGCAG CTGAAGCAGTTTGAGcggctggagcaggaggtgacGCGCCCCATCGACAATGACCTGTCCAACTGGAGCCCCCCCCAGCACTACAGCcccgcgcggggcggggggacaCTGTGTCCTGCTGACCGCCAGCTCCTCCTCTTCTACCTGGAGCAGTGCGAGGCCAACCTCACCACGCTCACCAATGCTGTCGATGCCTTCTTCACTGCTGTCAGCACCAACCAACCTCCCAAGATCTTTGTGGCCCACAGCAAGTTTGTCATCCTCAGTGCACACAAGCTTGTCTTTATTGGGGACACGCTGTCCCGCCAGGCCAAGGCCCAGGACGTCCAGCACAAGGTGATGCACTACAGCAACCTCCTCTGTGAGATGCTCAAGGAGATCGTGATGACCACCAAGGCAGCTGCGCTCCACTACCCATCTCCTTCCGCCTCCAAGGACATGGTGGAGCGTGTCAAGGACCTCGCCAACAGCACGCAGCAGTTCAGGATGGTGCTGGGCCAGCTGGCAGCCATGTGA
- the BCAR1 gene encoding breast cancer anti-estrogen resistance protein 1 isoform X1 produces MTPHRPAGPGSPPRRGALFQNVLAKALYDNVAESPDELSFRKGDIMTVLERNTQGLDGWWLCSLHGRQGIVPGNRLKILVGMYDKKQPQQQAPAPAQGQAPPQPSAPQPALPFHHQGGYTPLSPASQYTSMHPAYAPQGDNVYLMPVPNKGQQGLYPGSAPTGQFPSAPAKQPSTYPKQAPPHTFPNPGQEIYQVPPSLGQAAEAYPGGSASPPQDVYQVPPSAGQAQEIYQVPPSLDMRSWEGHKPQGKVLVPTRVGQVYVYDSPKGEQVEYDFPRHLISTGSQEIYDVPPVRGGVPSQFSQEVYDTPPMAVKGPNGQDPGQEIYDVPPSVEKNLHQTVYDVPPSVSKDVPDGPAREETYDVPPAFAKQKAFDPSRHPLILAQQEPYLPEDVYDVPPAAGKGAPELPLSHEIYDVPPSLKKLGGSSFPSQEVYDVPRDLHAPGKGSVDTEGEYIYDVPPQVDREAKGADAKRLSASSTGSTRSNISTSSLDVVPVKEPAKGAGKEFSLDLDAAMETLAKLQSGVSSAVSYLMSFISTNWRSPEHMEANAANIRGAAEGVRTALRDLLEFARGAVGNAAQASDRSLYTKLSKQLQKMEEVYQALARHGQALDACHWAPSALASSKPGTDDLEHFIMHSRGVPDDTKQLASFLHGNASLLFKRTKPAGDSGGHGPPHPSDKASSIQSRPLPSPPKLLAQESPDGPYENSESGWMEDYDYVHLQGKEEFEKTQKELLEKGNIIRQSKDQLEHQQLKQFERLEQEVTRPIDNDLSNWSPPQHYSPARGGGTLCPADRQLLLFYLEQCEANLTTLTNAVDAFFTAVSTNQPPKIFVAHSKFVILSAHKLVFIGDTLSRQAKAQDVQHKVMHYSNLLCEMLKEIVMTTKAAALHYPSPSASKDMVERVKDLANSTQQFRMVLGQLAAM; encoded by the exons ATGACGCCCCACCGGCCGGCGGGGCCCGGCTCACCGCCCCGGCGCGGGGCTCTCTTCCAGAACGTGCTGGCCAAGGCGCTGTACGACAACGTGGCCGAGTCCCCGGACGAGCTCTCCTTCCGCAAGGGCGACATCATGACGGTGCTGGAGCGCAACACGCAGGGGCTGGATGGCTGGTGGCTCTGTTCGCTCCATGGCCGGCAGGGCATCGTTCCCGGGAACCGCCTCAAGATTCTCGTGGGGATGTACGACAAGAAGCAGCCGCAGCAGCAAGCGCCTGCCCCGGCACAGGGGCAGGCACCGCCGCAGCCATCTGCACCCCAGCCGGCTCTGCCCTTCCACCACCAAGGGGGCTACACCCCGCTGTCGCCCGCCTCGCAGTACACCTCCATGCACCCTGCTTATGCACCCCAAGGGGACAATGTCTATCTGATGCCAGTCCCCAACAAGGGACAGCAGGGTCTGTACCCGGGCTCAGCACCCACTGGACAGTTTCCTTCTGCCCCAGCTAAGCAGCCTTCCACCTACCCAAAGCAGGCACCTCCCCACACCTTCCCCAACCCCGGCCAGGAAATCTACCAGGTTCCCCCCTCCCTGGGCCAAGCAGCAGAGGCGTACCCAGGGGGCTCTGCTAGTCCCCCCCAGGATGTCTACCAGGTTCCTCCTTCAGCTGGTCAGGCTCAAGAAATCTACCAGGTGCCACCGTCATTGGAcatgaggagctgggaagggcacaAGCCCCAAGGAAAG gTGCTGGTGCCCACCCGTGTGGGCCAGGTGTATGTCTATGACTCCCCCAAGGGTGAGCAGGTTGAGTATGATTTCCCTCGCCACCTAATCTCCACGGGCTCCCAGGAGATCTACGATGTGCCACCTGTCCGAGGAGGGGTCCCGAGTCAGTTCAGCCAGGAG GTCTATGACACTCCTCCCATGGCAGTGAAGGGTCCCAATGGGCAGGACCCAGGGCAAGAGATCTACGACGTGCCCCCCAGTGTAGAGAAGAACTTGCACCAAACT GTGTACGATGTCCCCCCCTCAGTGAGCAAGGACGTGCCCGATGGCCCAGCGCGGGAGGAGACCTACGATGTGCCACCTGCCTTTGCCAAGCAGAAAGCCTTCGACCCCTCCCGCCACCCCCTGATCCTGGCCCAGCAGGAGCCCTACTTGCCAGAGGATGTCTACGATGTGCCCCCGGCAGCTGGGAAAGGTGCTCCTGAGCTGCCACTCTCCCATGAGATCTACGATGTGCCCCCCAGCCTCAAGAAGCTGGGGGGATCCAGCTTCCCCTCCCAGGAGGTGTACGATGTGCCCCGGGACCTGCACGCCCCGGGCAAGGGCTCAGTGGACACGGAGGGCGAGTACATCTACGATGTCCCACCACAAGTAGACCGCGAGGCCAAGGGTGCTGATGCCAAGCGCCTCTCGGcttccagcacaggcagcacccGCAGCAACATCTCCACATCCTCGCTGGACGTGGTGCCTGTGAAGGAGCCGGCTAAGGGAGCCGGCAAGGAGTTCTCCCTGGACTTGGATGCCGCCATGGAGACACTGGCCAAGCTCCAGAGTGGCGTCAGCAGCGCTGTCTCCTACCTCATGTCCTTTATCAGCACCAACTGGCGCAGCCCCGAGCACATGGAGGCCAATGCTGCCAACATCCGTGGGGCAGCCGAGGGCGTCCGGACGGCCCTCCGGGACCTGCTGGAGTTTGCCCGGGGGGCAGTGGGCAATGCTGCCCAGGCCTCTGACCGCTCTCTCTACACCAAGCTCagcaagcagctgcagaagatggaggaggTCTACCAGGCCCTGGCACGGCACGGCCAAGCGCTGGACGCTTGCCACTGGGCCCCCAGTGCTCTGGCCAGCAGCAAGCCAGGCACAGATGACTTGGAGCACTTCATCATGCACTCACGTGGTGTTCCTGATGACACTAAGCAGTTGGCTTCCTTCCTGCATGGCAATGCCTCCCTTCTCTTCAAACGGACAAAGCCGGCGGGGGACAGTGGTGGCCATGGGCCCCCTCACCCCTCCGACAAGGCCAGCAGCATCCAGTCACggcccctgccctcccctcccaaGTTGCTGGCCCAGGAGTCACCTGATGGGCCCTACGAGAACAGCGAGAGCGGCTGGATGGAGGATTATGACTATGTCCATCTCCAG GGCAAGGAGGAGTTTGAGAAGAcccagaaggagctgctggagaaaggcAACATCATCCGGCAGAGCAAGGACCAGCTGGAGCACCAGCAG CTGAAGCAGTTTGAGcggctggagcaggaggtgacGCGCCCCATCGACAATGACCTGTCCAACTGGAGCCCCCCCCAGCACTACAGCcccgcgcggggcggggggacaCTGTGTCCTGCTGACCGCCAGCTCCTCCTCTTCTACCTGGAGCAGTGCGAGGCCAACCTCACCACGCTCACCAATGCTGTCGATGCCTTCTTCACTGCTGTCAGCACCAACCAACCTCCCAAGATCTTTGTGGCCCACAGCAAGTTTGTCATCCTCAGTGCACACAAGCTTGTCTTTATTGGGGACACGCTGTCCCGCCAGGCCAAGGCCCAGGACGTCCAGCACAAGGTGATGCACTACAGCAACCTCCTCTGTGAGATGCTCAAGGAGATCGTGATGACCACCAAGGCAGCTGCGCTCCACTACCCATCTCCTTCCGCCTCCAAGGACATGGTGGAGCGTGTCAAGGACCTCGCCAACAGCACGCAGCAGTTCAGGATGGTGCTGGGCCAGCTGGCAGCCATGTGA
- the LOC118691386 gene encoding probable D-lactate dehydrogenase, mitochondrial — protein MALRRVLALAAALGRRSCCSKPSLPPDFVEALRAVVGAPNVSTATAVREQHGHDESMHPCAPPDVVVWPQAVGQVQELAALCHRCRVPMVPFGTGTGLEGGVNAVQGGVCFDLSRMDAIAELSLEDFSVTVEPGVTRKALNKHLRGTGLWFPVGTVGIRGIMGLGVTAM, from the exons ATGGCCCTGCGGAGGGTGCTGGCGCTGGCGGCAGCCCTGGGGCGCcgcagctgctgctccaag CCCTCGCTGCCCCCTGACTTCGTGGAGGCCCTGAGGGCCGTGGTCGGGGCCCCCAATGTCTCCACGGCCACAGCGGTGCGGGAGCAGCACGGCCACGATGAGTCCATGCACCC ctgtgcccccccGGACGTGGTGGTGTGGCCCCAGGCGGTGGGGCaggtgcaggagctggcagccctCTGTCACCGCTGCCGTGTGCCCATGGTGCCCTTCGGCACGGGCACCGGCCTGGAAGGAGGCGTCAATGCCGTGCAG ggcgGCGTCTGCTTTGACCTGAGCCGCATGGACGCCATCGCAGAGCTGAGCCTCGAGGACTTCTCGGTGACGGTGGAGCCCGGTGTCACCCGCAAGGCCCTCAATAAGCACCTGCGTGGCACCGGGCTCTGGTTCCCTGTCGGTACCGTGGGCATCAGGGGGAtcatggggctgggggtgacagCAATGTAG
- the LOC118691265 gene encoding chymotrypsinogen 2-like isoform X2, with protein sequence MALLWVLSCLALAGFAHCGVPAITPVIRGYNRIVNGEAAVAGSWPWQVSLQRNNGFHFCGGSLISENWVVTAAHCGVRKTDTVVVGAYDQDAPGPDQQELKIEKVFKNPKFNMLTIHDDITLIKLATPAQLSDRVSPVCLPKATDEFPGGMTCVTTGWGLTDSNAAHTPAVLQQVALPLLTNAQCKEFWGFRIRDVMVCAGADGASSCMGDSGGPLVCQKDGAWNLVGIVSWGSSTCDTKTPGVYARVTKLRDWIDSILEAN encoded by the exons ACTGCGGCGTGCCCGCCATCACACCCGTCATCCGTGGCTACAACCGCATCGTCAACGGAGAGGCGGCGGTGGCAGggtcctggccatggcaggtgtccctgcag CGCAACAACGGCTTCCACTTCTGCGGCGGGTCCCTGATCAGCGAGAACTGGGTGGTCACCGCTGCCCACTGCGGCGTCAG gaaAACCGACACCGTGGTGGTGGGCGCCTACGACCAGGACGCCCCCGGCCCTGATCAGCAGGAACTGAAAATCGAGAAG GTCTTCAAGAACCCCAAGTTCAACATGCTGACCATCCATGACGACATCACCCTGATCAAACTGGCCACTCCGGCGCAGCTGTCGGATCGCGTGTCCCCCGTCTGCCTGCCCAAGGCCACTGACGAATTCCCGGGGGGAATGACCTGCGTCACCACTGGCTGGGGGCTCACTGACTCCAACG CCGCGCACACTCCGGCGGTGCTGCAGCAGGTGGCTCTGCCCTTGCTCACCAACGCCCAGTGCAAGGAGTTCTGGGGCTTCCGCATCCGCGACGTGATGGTCTGCGCCGGTGCCGACGGAGCCTCTTCCTGCATG GGCGACTCCGGGGGCCCGCTGGTGTGCCAGAAGGACGGCGCCTGGAACCTGGTGGGCATCgtctcctggggcagcagcacctgcgACACCAAGACTCCCGGCGTGTACGCCCGCGTCACCAAGCTCCGCGACTGGATCGACTCCATCCTGGAGGCCAACTGA
- the LOC118691265 gene encoding chymotrypsinogen 2-like isoform X1 has product MALLWVLSCLALAGFARAALPENCGVPAITPVIRGYNRIVNGEAAVAGSWPWQVSLQRNNGFHFCGGSLISENWVVTAAHCGVRKTDTVVVGAYDQDAPGPDQQELKIEKVFKNPKFNMLTIHDDITLIKLATPAQLSDRVSPVCLPKATDEFPGGMTCVTTGWGLTDSNAAHTPAVLQQVALPLLTNAQCKEFWGFRIRDVMVCAGADGASSCMGDSGGPLVCQKDGAWNLVGIVSWGSSTCDTKTPGVYARVTKLRDWIDSILEAN; this is encoded by the exons ACTGCGGCGTGCCCGCCATCACACCCGTCATCCGTGGCTACAACCGCATCGTCAACGGAGAGGCGGCGGTGGCAGggtcctggccatggcaggtgtccctgcag CGCAACAACGGCTTCCACTTCTGCGGCGGGTCCCTGATCAGCGAGAACTGGGTGGTCACCGCTGCCCACTGCGGCGTCAG gaaAACCGACACCGTGGTGGTGGGCGCCTACGACCAGGACGCCCCCGGCCCTGATCAGCAGGAACTGAAAATCGAGAAG GTCTTCAAGAACCCCAAGTTCAACATGCTGACCATCCATGACGACATCACCCTGATCAAACTGGCCACTCCGGCGCAGCTGTCGGATCGCGTGTCCCCCGTCTGCCTGCCCAAGGCCACTGACGAATTCCCGGGGGGAATGACCTGCGTCACCACTGGCTGGGGGCTCACTGACTCCAACG CCGCGCACACTCCGGCGGTGCTGCAGCAGGTGGCTCTGCCCTTGCTCACCAACGCCCAGTGCAAGGAGTTCTGGGGCTTCCGCATCCGCGACGTGATGGTCTGCGCCGGTGCCGACGGAGCCTCTTCCTGCATG GGCGACTCCGGGGGCCCGCTGGTGTGCCAGAAGGACGGCGCCTGGAACCTGGTGGGCATCgtctcctggggcagcagcacctgcgACACCAAGACTCCCGGCGTGTACGCCCGCGTCACCAAGCTCCGCGACTGGATCGACTCCATCCTGGAGGCCAACTGA